One Halarcobacter ebronensis genomic window carries:
- the tmk gene encoding dTMP kinase translates to MYVVIEGIDTAGKSTQLDILKNNHKEAIFTKEPGGTQLGLKLREMALNGEAKSKVAEMFLFLADRAEHIEEVIKPNEKNMIVSDRSVISGIAYASNLPLEIVISLNLIATSNTLPTHVILLELTKEELTKRLQGKSNDSIESRGIDYLINIQNRMKETVKMLKLNHIFIDASLSIKEISEKIEDFING, encoded by the coding sequence ATGTATGTAGTTATTGAAGGAATTGATACAGCTGGAAAATCAACTCAGCTTGATATTCTTAAAAACAATCATAAAGAAGCAATTTTTACTAAAGAGCCTGGAGGAACACAACTTGGGCTAAAATTAAGAGAGATGGCTTTAAATGGTGAAGCAAAGAGTAAAGTTGCAGAGATGTTCCTATTTTTGGCTGATAGAGCTGAACATATTGAGGAAGTTATAAAGCCAAATGAAAAAAATATGATTGTTAGTGATAGAAGTGTTATAAGTGGAATAGCCTATGCTTCAAATTTGCCCCTAGAAATAGTGATTTCTTTAAATCTTATAGCTACATCAAATACTTTACCAACACATGTAATTCTTCTCGAATTAACTAAAGAAGAACTTACAAAGAGACTTCAAGGGAAATCTAATGACTCTATTGAATCAAGGGGCATTGATTACTTAATTAATATACAAAATAGAATGAAAGAGACAGTTAAAATGTTGAAATTAAACCACATATTTATTGATGCAAGTTTAAGCATCAAAGAGATTTCAGAAAAAATAGAGGATTTTATTAATGGCTAA
- the hisS gene encoding histidine--tRNA ligase: MANIQSLRGMNDILGNDSELFTYFIENASKIAKNYGFTYIETPILEETALFKRSVGESSDIVNKEMYQFIDKGENDVCLRPEGTAGVVRSFVQNKFDRAGGTYRWYYYGPMFRYERPQKGRLREFHQFGCEVFGIDSVYEDANVIMMLKDILDFFKIGFKLQLNSLGCPKCMPVYRDTLVKYLTNIKEELCEDCNRRIETNPIRVLDCKNEKCQQLLYNAPKITYNLCEDCNRDFEKLKEILDFNGVEYEINTNLVRGLDYYSKTAFEFTSNEIGAQSAIAGGGRYDRLVEFLGGRSTPGIGFAIGIERLLELVKMNQEQKDVIYLGALCDDALNILTKIATTKRKEYKTFIEYTPRGFGKHFSIAEKNGANIVALIGENEIKDSTIFIKNLTTKEEKTIKIEDF; the protein is encoded by the coding sequence ATGGCTAATATTCAAAGTCTAAGAGGAATGAATGATATTTTAGGAAACGATAGTGAACTATTTACATATTTTATTGAAAATGCATCAAAAATTGCAAAAAACTATGGATTTACCTATATTGAGACTCCTATTCTAGAAGAAACCGCACTATTTAAAAGATCAGTTGGAGAGAGTTCTGATATTGTAAATAAAGAGATGTATCAATTTATAGATAAAGGCGAAAATGATGTATGTCTAAGACCAGAAGGCACTGCAGGAGTTGTTAGAAGTTTTGTTCAAAACAAGTTTGATAGAGCTGGAGGTACATATAGATGGTACTATTATGGACCAATGTTTAGATATGAAAGACCTCAAAAAGGAAGATTAAGAGAGTTCCACCAATTTGGCTGTGAAGTCTTTGGAATAGACTCAGTTTATGAAGATGCAAATGTTATTATGATGTTAAAAGATATTTTAGATTTCTTTAAAATTGGATTTAAATTACAACTAAATTCACTTGGTTGTCCTAAATGTATGCCAGTGTATAGAGATACTCTAGTTAAATATTTAACAAATATCAAAGAAGAACTTTGTGAAGACTGTAATAGACGAATTGAAACAAACCCTATTAGAGTTCTTGATTGTAAAAATGAAAAATGTCAACAACTATTATACAATGCCCCAAAAATCACTTATAATTTATGTGAAGATTGCAATAGAGATTTTGAAAAACTAAAAGAGATTTTAGATTTCAATGGTGTTGAATATGAGATTAATACTAACCTTGTTAGAGGTTTAGATTACTACTCTAAAACTGCTTTTGAATTTACTTCAAATGAGATTGGAGCTCAAAGTGCAATTGCAGGTGGGGGAAGATATGATAGACTTGTTGAATTTCTTGGGGGAAGATCAACTCCTGGAATAGGATTTGCAATTGGAATCGAAAGGTTACTTGAATTAGTTAAAATGAATCAAGAACAAAAAGATGTAATTTATCTTGGAGCATTATGTGATGATGCCCTAAATATTTTAACAAAAATTGCAACAACAAAAAGAAAAGAGTATAAAACTTTTATTGAATATACTCCAAGAGGTTTTGGAAAACATTTTAGTATTGCAGAAAAAAATGGAGCAAATATTGTTGCTTTAATTGGAGAAAATGAGATAAAAGATAGTACAATTTTTATTAAAAATTTAACTACAAAAGAAGAAAAAACAATTAAAATTGAGGATTTTTAA